Proteins encoded within one genomic window of Kibdelosporangium phytohabitans:
- a CDS encoding SDR family oxidoreductase produces MTTSGATDSRVWFITGASRGLGRAFTEAALAAGDRVVGAARDVTPLDDLVEQHPDRVLALSLDVTDRAAVFDVVGKAVQHFGRLDIVVNNAGALFAGMIEEFTEAQARAQLELNFFGALWVNQAVMPQLRTQRSGHVVQISSIGALGGFPSTGLYSASKFALEGMSEALAAEAAQFGVRVTIVQPGGYWTDLYTSSTATTPNPVYDPLREELAKQWAEGSIDSEPRLAAEAVLKLVDSDNPPLRLLLGSMVYDLAFDISKQRMDTWAGWEDVSRAAEKAVPAPN; encoded by the coding sequence ATGACCACCTCAGGCGCCACCGACTCCCGTGTCTGGTTCATCACCGGCGCAAGCCGCGGTCTCGGCCGCGCCTTCACCGAGGCCGCGCTCGCGGCCGGTGACCGGGTCGTCGGCGCGGCACGGGACGTCACCCCGCTCGACGACCTCGTCGAGCAGCACCCGGACCGCGTCCTCGCCCTGTCCTTGGACGTGACGGACCGCGCGGCCGTCTTCGACGTCGTCGGCAAGGCGGTCCAGCACTTCGGCAGACTCGACATCGTCGTGAACAACGCCGGAGCGCTGTTCGCCGGGATGATCGAGGAGTTCACCGAAGCCCAGGCCCGCGCCCAGCTGGAGCTGAACTTCTTCGGCGCGCTCTGGGTCAACCAGGCCGTCATGCCGCAGCTGCGGACCCAGCGCAGCGGGCACGTCGTGCAGATCTCCAGCATCGGCGCGCTCGGCGGCTTCCCCAGCACCGGGCTCTACAGCGCCAGCAAGTTCGCGCTGGAGGGCATGAGCGAAGCACTGGCAGCGGAGGCGGCCCAGTTCGGCGTACGGGTCACCATCGTGCAGCCGGGCGGCTACTGGACGGACCTCTACACCAGCAGCACGGCGACCACCCCGAACCCCGTCTACGACCCGCTGCGCGAAGAACTGGCCAAGCAGTGGGCGGAGGGATCGATCGACAGCGAACCGCGACTGGCTGCCGAAGCGGTGCTCAAACTCGTCGACAGCGACAACCCGCCGCTGCGCCTGCTGCTCGGCAGCATGGTCTACGACCTCGCGTTCGACATCTCCAAGCAGCGCATGGACACCTGGGCCGGCTGGGAAGACGTCAGCCGTGCGGCCGAGAAAGCCGTTCCCGCACCGAACTGA
- a CDS encoding C1 family peptidase: protein MSRPHEPEIAVVRDSLAALGQPWQAGETRLSLLPDRARRLRLGVPIPDQADVDARTGQAERLAAEALDAVGRQVVAATAPAATLPKSFDLGDVGGRDFVTPVKDQGDCAASAAFGVLAALETTAAFTRGVPGLNLDLAEAHLFHDHAAERGYTSESGAWPADLLADAVRVGVTFEDYFPYQDNGSGTANPDWPNRLAKAAGVTDLTGRPAAIKQHIFGYGAVAACFVVHDDFFHYRAGVYKPTTDRIAGGHCVALVGWDDDAQCWIAKNSWGTGWGENGFFRIGYGECFIEDYPSPRPSVLGCTAVHLRAWLPAQRALRLFATANDANGWAYLENLGWTHLAGGPHSTTNKLAMLTHARASDHPVTPFINGNELSTVQIDQLIV from the coding sequence ATGAGCCGACCGCACGAGCCGGAGATCGCGGTTGTCCGCGATTCGCTGGCCGCGCTCGGCCAGCCCTGGCAGGCGGGGGAAACCCGGCTGAGCCTGCTCCCCGATCGGGCACGCCGGCTTCGACTCGGCGTGCCCATCCCGGACCAGGCCGACGTCGACGCGCGCACGGGCCAAGCCGAACGGCTGGCCGCGGAGGCGCTCGACGCCGTCGGGCGGCAGGTGGTCGCCGCAACCGCACCTGCGGCGACACTGCCGAAATCGTTCGACCTCGGTGACGTCGGCGGGCGCGACTTCGTGACCCCGGTCAAGGACCAGGGCGACTGCGCGGCCAGCGCGGCCTTCGGCGTGCTGGCCGCGCTGGAGACCACTGCGGCGTTCACCCGCGGTGTGCCCGGCCTGAACCTCGACCTCGCCGAGGCGCACCTCTTCCACGACCACGCGGCCGAACGCGGCTACACCAGCGAATCCGGCGCGTGGCCCGCGGACCTGCTCGCCGACGCGGTCCGCGTCGGCGTCACCTTCGAGGACTACTTCCCGTACCAGGACAACGGTTCCGGCACGGCCAACCCCGACTGGCCGAACCGGCTGGCCAAGGCCGCCGGCGTGACCGACCTGACCGGCAGACCCGCCGCGATCAAGCAGCACATCTTCGGATACGGCGCCGTGGCAGCGTGTTTCGTCGTCCACGACGACTTCTTCCACTACCGCGCGGGCGTCTACAAGCCGACGACGGACCGGATCGCCGGTGGCCACTGCGTGGCGCTGGTCGGCTGGGACGACGACGCGCAGTGCTGGATCGCCAAGAACTCGTGGGGCACCGGCTGGGGCGAGAACGGCTTCTTCCGGATCGGCTACGGCGAGTGCTTCATCGAGGACTACCCCAGCCCGCGTCCGTCGGTCCTCGGCTGCACGGCAGTGCACCTGCGGGCCTGGCTGCCGGCTCAGCGCGCGCTGCGCCTGTTCGCCACGGCCAACGACGCCAACGGCTGGGCGTACCTGGAGAACCTCGGCTGGACACATCTGGCCGGTGGGCCGCACAGCACCACGAACAAGCTCGCGATGCTGACGCACGCCCGCGCGAGTGACCACCCGGTCACCCCGTTCATCAACGGCAACGAACTTTCCACAGTGCAAATCGACCAGTTGATCGTCTAG
- a CDS encoding PspC domain-containing protein, whose product MTNEIYTRKLRRSRTDRMVAGVCGGWAHVLGVDTALLRILLVAATILGFGTGAVLYLICWVLMPQEPAPEW is encoded by the coding sequence ATGACGAACGAGATCTACACCCGCAAGCTCCGCCGCAGCCGCACTGACCGCATGGTCGCGGGCGTGTGCGGCGGGTGGGCACACGTTCTCGGCGTGGACACCGCCCTGCTGCGCATCCTGCTCGTCGCCGCGACGATCCTCGGTTTCGGCACCGGCGCGGTGCTCTACCTGATCTGCTGGGTCCTGATGCCGCAGGAGCCCGCACCCGAGTGGTGA
- a CDS encoding XdhC family protein: protein MRDVLDELVKRYEAGEKVGLATVVATFSSAPRSPGAAMMVTERDEAFGSVSGGCVEGAVYDLGQTVIADGTPVLQRYGVSDDDAFAVGLTCGGILDVYVEPVSRDSFPDFPELAASIRSERAVALATVIEHPDADRLGKRMIVWPDRVSGDLGSSRTNDAVADDARGMLATGRTGTMHYGPDGQRRGEGMAVFVASFEPPPRMLVFGAIDFASAMARLGSFLGYRVTVCDARPVFATKSRFPEADEVVVDWPHRYLQAEAEAGRVDARTVVAVLTHDPKFDVPVLQVALRLDLGYIGAMGSRRTHDDRMERLREAGMTEQELSALSSPIGLDLGARTPEETAVSIAAEIISLRWGGRGERLMTTAGPIHPEAK, encoded by the coding sequence GTGCGTGACGTGCTCGACGAACTGGTCAAGCGCTACGAAGCAGGCGAGAAGGTCGGGCTGGCGACAGTTGTCGCCACTTTCAGCTCGGCCCCGCGCTCGCCTGGTGCGGCCATGATGGTGACCGAACGGGACGAGGCCTTCGGCAGCGTCTCCGGTGGTTGTGTCGAAGGGGCGGTCTACGACCTCGGCCAGACGGTGATCGCGGACGGCACGCCGGTGCTGCAGCGCTACGGCGTCAGCGACGACGACGCCTTCGCGGTCGGGTTGACCTGTGGCGGAATCCTGGACGTCTACGTGGAACCGGTCAGCCGGGACAGTTTCCCGGACTTCCCGGAACTGGCGGCGTCCATCCGCTCGGAGCGGGCGGTGGCGTTGGCGACGGTGATCGAGCACCCGGACGCCGACCGACTGGGCAAGCGCATGATCGTCTGGCCGGACCGGGTGTCGGGCGACCTCGGCTCGTCGAGGACGAACGACGCCGTGGCCGACGACGCACGCGGCATGCTGGCGACCGGCCGGACCGGCACGATGCACTACGGCCCCGACGGCCAGCGCCGGGGGGAGGGCATGGCGGTGTTCGTGGCGTCGTTCGAGCCGCCGCCCCGGATGCTCGTCTTCGGCGCGATCGACTTCGCGTCGGCGATGGCCCGGCTGGGCTCGTTCCTCGGGTACCGGGTGACCGTGTGCGACGCGCGGCCGGTGTTCGCGACCAAGAGCCGGTTCCCGGAAGCGGACGAAGTGGTGGTGGACTGGCCGCACCGCTACCTGCAGGCGGAGGCCGAAGCGGGACGGGTGGACGCGCGGACAGTGGTCGCGGTGCTGACCCACGACCCGAAGTTCGACGTGCCGGTCCTGCAGGTGGCGTTGCGGCTCGATCTGGGCTACATCGGCGCGATGGGCTCGCGCCGGACACACGACGACCGGATGGAACGCCTGCGGGAAGCGGGGATGACCGAGCAGGAACTGTCGGCGTTGTCGTCGCCGATCGGCCTCGACCTCGGTGCCCGGACACCGGAGGAGACAGCGGTGTCGATCGCGGCGGAGATCATCTCGTTGCGCTGGGGCGGCCGGGGCGAGCGCCTGATGACCACGGCCGGGCCGATCCACCCGGAAGCGAAGTGA
- a CDS encoding RNA polymerase sigma factor: protein MTDVRTAEADPPWEGLHGAERYAVCLHAARTGSRIARATLVKDLTPLVWHVARGNGLDRTSAEDVVQTVWLALFSHIDSLAEPKALASWLITTTRREAQRARTKGANDLPLSDEMAEQLPSTQPQPEDEALRADRDTRLWRAFGELPEKCQELLRLTVLAGRTEYRLVAEAMQMKRGSIGPTRGRCLNTLRELLDTEGGGG, encoded by the coding sequence GTGACTGACGTTCGAACCGCGGAAGCGGACCCACCATGGGAGGGTCTGCACGGCGCCGAGCGCTATGCGGTGTGCTTGCACGCGGCGAGAACAGGCAGCCGGATCGCGCGAGCAACCCTGGTCAAGGACCTCACGCCGTTGGTGTGGCACGTCGCACGGGGCAACGGCCTCGACCGCACCAGCGCCGAAGACGTCGTGCAGACAGTCTGGCTCGCGCTGTTCAGCCACATCGACTCGCTGGCCGAGCCGAAAGCCCTGGCGAGCTGGCTGATCACCACCACCCGCAGGGAAGCACAGCGGGCACGCACAAAGGGCGCGAACGACCTGCCGCTCAGCGACGAGATGGCCGAGCAGCTGCCGAGCACCCAGCCGCAACCGGAAGACGAGGCACTCCGCGCGGACCGCGACACCAGGCTGTGGCGCGCGTTCGGCGAGCTGCCGGAGAAGTGCCAGGAACTGCTCAGGCTGACCGTACTCGCGGGGCGGACCGAGTACCGCCTGGTAGCCGAGGCCATGCAGATGAAGCGTGGCAGCATCGGCCCGACACGAGGACGCTGCCTGAACACGCTGAGGGAGCTCTTGGACACCGAAGGGGGCGGCGGATGA
- a CDS encoding TetR/AcrR family transcriptional regulator: MRSVSQKATPDASRRSETARRAILTAALDLVGRVGYAKLTIEGIATAAGVGKQTIYRWWPSKGSILFDAFLSLTTDQQDGALPDTGDLAADLKLVLRATVDELQDPGFDLPMRALHTEIVHDPVLAADYATRLDEPMRELKRDRLRAAQRAGQMSEDVDLDVAVDLLFGPILNRWVQRTGPLTHEYVDLVVDTALRGLKP, encoded by the coding sequence ATGCGGTCTGTGTCACAGAAGGCCACTCCTGACGCCAGTCGCCGCAGCGAGACCGCACGGCGAGCCATCCTCACCGCCGCGCTCGACCTGGTCGGCAGGGTGGGGTACGCGAAGCTCACGATCGAGGGCATCGCCACGGCCGCGGGCGTCGGCAAGCAGACGATCTACCGCTGGTGGCCGTCGAAGGGGTCGATCCTCTTCGACGCCTTCCTCTCGCTCACCACGGACCAGCAGGACGGGGCGCTGCCCGACACCGGCGACCTGGCCGCCGACCTGAAACTGGTGCTGCGCGCCACCGTCGACGAGTTGCAGGACCCGGGTTTCGACCTGCCCATGCGCGCGCTGCACACCGAGATCGTGCACGATCCCGTTCTGGCGGCGGACTATGCGACTCGGCTGGACGAGCCGATGCGGGAGTTGAAGCGCGACCGCTTGCGTGCCGCGCAGCGGGCCGGGCAGATGAGCGAGGATGTCGATCTCGACGTGGCGGTCGACTTGCTGTTCGGGCCGATCCTCAACCGGTGGGTGCAGCGCACCGGGCCGTTGACGCACGAGTACGTCGATCTGGTCGTGGACACGGCGTTGCGTGGTCTCAAGCCCTGA
- the groL gene encoding chaperonin GroEL (60 kDa chaperone family; promotes refolding of misfolded polypeptides especially under stressful conditions; forms two stacked rings of heptamers to form a barrel-shaped 14mer; ends can be capped by GroES; misfolded proteins enter the barrel where they are refolded when GroES binds) has translation MAKLIAFDEDARRGLERGLNTLADAVKVTLGPRGRNVVLEKKWGAPTITNDGVSIAKEIELEDPWEKIGAELVKEVAKKTDDVAGDGTTTATVLAQALVREGLRNVAAGADPLSLKRGIEQAVEAITEQLHKVAKEIETKEQIAATASISAADTTIGELIAEALDKVGKEGVITVEESNTLGLELELTEGMRFDKGFISGYFVTDPERQEAVLEDPYILLFGSKISNVKDLLPLLEKVMQGGKPLLIIAEDVEGEALATLVVNKIRGTFKSVAVKAPGFGDRRKAMLQDMATLTGGQVISEDVGLKLDNADITLLGKARKVVVTKDETTIVEGAGDAEQIQGRVNQIRAEIEKSDSDYDREKLQERLAKLAGGVAVIKAGAATEVELKERKHRIEDAVRNAKAAVEEGIVAGGGVALLQAAQEAFAGLKLTGDEATGANIVRVAVEAPLKQIAINAGLEGGVVVEKVKGLKQGEGLDAATGEYRNLIDAGILDPAKVTRSALQNAASIAALFLTTEAVVADKPEKAAAAPAGDPTGGMDF, from the coding sequence ATGGCCAAACTGATCGCGTTTGACGAGGACGCGCGCCGCGGACTCGAGCGCGGCCTGAACACCCTCGCCGACGCCGTCAAGGTGACGCTCGGCCCGAGGGGCCGGAACGTCGTGCTCGAGAAGAAGTGGGGCGCGCCGACCATCACCAACGACGGCGTCTCCATCGCCAAGGAGATCGAGCTCGAGGACCCGTGGGAGAAGATCGGGGCCGAGCTCGTCAAAGAGGTCGCCAAGAAGACCGATGACGTAGCCGGTGACGGCACCACCACGGCCACTGTGCTCGCCCAGGCGCTCGTGCGCGAGGGCCTGCGCAACGTGGCCGCCGGTGCGGACCCGCTGTCGCTCAAGCGCGGCATCGAGCAGGCCGTCGAGGCCATCACCGAGCAGCTGCACAAGGTCGCCAAGGAGATCGAGACCAAGGAGCAGATCGCTGCCACGGCCTCCATCTCCGCCGCTGACACCACGATCGGCGAGCTGATCGCCGAGGCGCTGGACAAGGTCGGCAAGGAAGGCGTCATCACCGTCGAGGAGAGCAACACCCTCGGGCTCGAGCTGGAGCTCACCGAAGGCATGCGCTTCGACAAGGGCTTCATCTCCGGTTACTTCGTGACCGACCCCGAGCGTCAGGAAGCGGTCCTCGAGGACCCGTACATCCTGCTGTTCGGCTCCAAGATCTCGAACGTCAAGGACCTGCTCCCGCTGCTGGAGAAGGTCATGCAGGGCGGCAAGCCGCTGCTGATCATCGCCGAGGACGTCGAGGGCGAGGCCCTGGCGACCCTGGTCGTGAACAAGATCCGCGGCACCTTCAAGTCCGTCGCCGTCAAGGCGCCCGGCTTCGGTGACCGCCGCAAGGCGATGCTGCAGGACATGGCCACCCTGACCGGCGGCCAGGTCATCAGCGAGGACGTGGGCCTCAAGCTGGACAACGCCGACATCACGCTGCTGGGCAAGGCCCGCAAGGTCGTCGTGACCAAGGACGAGACCACGATCGTCGAGGGTGCGGGTGACGCCGAGCAGATCCAGGGCCGCGTCAACCAGATCCGTGCGGAGATCGAGAAGAGCGACTCGGACTACGACCGCGAGAAGCTGCAGGAGCGCCTGGCCAAGCTGGCCGGCGGTGTCGCGGTGATCAAGGCGGGCGCGGCCACCGAGGTCGAGCTCAAGGAGCGCAAGCACCGCATCGAGGACGCTGTGCGCAACGCCAAGGCCGCCGTGGAGGAGGGCATCGTCGCCGGTGGTGGCGTGGCTCTGCTGCAGGCTGCCCAGGAGGCGTTCGCCGGTCTGAAGCTGACGGGCGACGAGGCCACCGGTGCCAACATCGTCAGGGTCGCCGTCGAGGCGCCGCTGAAGCAGATCGCCATCAACGCCGGCCTCGAGGGTGGCGTCGTGGTGGAGAAGGTCAAGGGCCTCAAGCAGGGCGAGGGCCTGGACGCCGCCACCGGCGAGTACCGCAACCTGATCGACGCGGGCATCCTCGACCCGGCCAAGGTGACCCGGTCGGCGCTGCAGAACGCGGCTTCGATCGCGGCGCTGTTCCTGACCACCGAGGCTGTCGTGGCCGACAAGCCGGAGAAGGCCGCTGCGGCCCCGGCCGGCGACCCGACCGGCGGCATGGACTTCTGA
- a CDS encoding vWA domain-containing protein, whose product MVDPVPGLVGFAAALRAAGLACEPERVQAYLAAVEHIDLTVPDQLYWAGRLTLCGEPDDLPRYDDAFQAWFTSRSLKHAPRNTTAQPRPSVIAAMLPAQQAGESGSEPDELGVAASDTEVLRHRDISDLSAAERAHLRELMNLLRPDPPMRSAYRKRPHRRGELDPRRTLREMRATGEPIRLRYRRKGKRPRRVVLLVDVSGSMSPYADALLRFAHAVARRTHAEVFTMGTRLTRVSRQLRQRDPELALAAASRAVPDFAGGTRLGEGLRVFLDRWGQRGVARQAVVVVFSDGWERGDPGLLGEQMARLRRLAHAVFWVNPHAGRDGYRPVQSGIVVAQKHIEKLLAGHSLATLEELLVEVRRA is encoded by the coding sequence CTGGTGGACCCGGTGCCTGGGCTCGTCGGCTTCGCGGCGGCGCTGCGGGCGGCGGGGCTGGCGTGTGAGCCGGAGCGGGTCCAGGCATATCTGGCAGCGGTGGAGCACATCGACCTCACGGTGCCCGACCAGTTGTACTGGGCGGGCAGGCTGACGCTCTGCGGTGAACCCGACGACTTGCCGCGCTACGACGACGCGTTCCAGGCGTGGTTCACCAGCCGGTCGCTCAAACACGCCCCGAGGAACACAACGGCGCAACCGCGACCGAGTGTGATCGCGGCAATGCTGCCCGCGCAGCAAGCCGGGGAGTCCGGCTCGGAACCGGACGAGCTCGGTGTGGCCGCGAGCGACACGGAAGTGCTGCGCCACCGGGACATCAGCGATCTGAGCGCGGCGGAACGAGCGCACCTGCGTGAGCTGATGAACCTGCTGAGACCCGACCCGCCGATGCGTTCCGCGTACCGGAAACGTCCGCATCGCCGCGGCGAACTCGACCCGCGCCGCACCTTGCGGGAGATGCGAGCCACCGGCGAACCGATCAGATTGCGTTATCGGCGGAAGGGAAAGCGACCCCGGCGGGTTGTACTGCTCGTGGACGTCTCCGGCTCGATGAGCCCGTACGCCGACGCACTGCTGCGGTTCGCGCACGCGGTCGCGCGGCGGACTCATGCCGAGGTGTTCACGATGGGCACGCGGCTCACTCGCGTCTCCCGTCAACTGCGCCAGCGTGACCCGGAACTCGCGCTGGCCGCGGCGTCCCGTGCGGTGCCTGACTTCGCGGGTGGTACCCGGCTCGGTGAGGGCCTACGGGTCTTCCTCGACCGTTGGGGCCAACGCGGTGTGGCACGGCAGGCGGTCGTCGTGGTGTTCTCGGACGGGTGGGAGCGCGGCGACCCGGGACTGCTCGGTGAACAGATGGCGAGATTGCGCCGGTTGGCACATGCCGTGTTCTGGGTGAACCCGCACGCGGGACGGGACGGCTACCGCCCGGTGCAGTCGGGGATCGTCGTGGCGCAGAAGCACATCGAGAAACTGCTCGCCGGGCACAGCCTGGCGACGTTGGAGGAACTGTTGGTGGAGGTACGCCGTGCGTGA
- a CDS encoding AAA family ATPase gives MTWISVPAPRDLAEALGDVGYLADDGLATAAFLALRMHRPLFCEGEPGTGKTSLATSLARALGVPLIRLQCHEGIDATQALYDWDFPRQLLHLRALEAASKGDLDADAAEQSLYTERFLLARPLLRALREAPCVLLVDEIDRADDEFEAFLLEVLSENAVTLPEIGEVRAQVPPLVVLTSNRTREVHDALKRRCLYHWLEHPDLAREVRILKRRLPGVSDRLAAQVANAVRLLRAAELLKPPGVAETIDWAEALLALGRTELDAEAAAVTLGAVLKYREDADRVRVDLDSLLAG, from the coding sequence GTGACCTGGATCTCCGTGCCCGCACCCCGGGACCTGGCCGAAGCCCTCGGCGACGTCGGCTATCTGGCCGACGACGGGCTGGCCACGGCCGCGTTCCTGGCCCTGCGGATGCACCGGCCGCTGTTCTGCGAAGGCGAACCGGGCACAGGCAAGACCTCGCTGGCGACGTCGCTGGCGCGGGCACTCGGGGTCCCCCTGATCCGGTTGCAGTGCCACGAGGGGATCGACGCCACCCAGGCGCTGTACGACTGGGACTTCCCCAGGCAACTGCTGCACCTCCGGGCGCTGGAGGCGGCGTCCAAGGGCGACCTGGACGCCGACGCGGCCGAGCAGTCGCTTTACACCGAACGCTTCCTGCTGGCCCGGCCGCTGCTGCGTGCGTTGCGTGAGGCGCCGTGCGTGCTGCTGGTGGACGAGATCGACCGCGCGGACGACGAGTTCGAGGCGTTCCTGCTCGAAGTGCTCAGCGAGAACGCCGTGACCCTGCCCGAGATCGGGGAGGTACGCGCGCAGGTGCCGCCACTGGTGGTGCTCACGTCGAACCGCACCCGCGAGGTGCACGACGCGTTGAAGCGCCGATGCCTGTACCACTGGCTCGAACACCCTGATCTGGCCCGTGAGGTGCGGATCCTCAAGCGGCGCCTGCCGGGCGTCTCCGACCGCCTGGCCGCGCAGGTGGCGAACGCCGTGCGGCTGCTGAGGGCGGCCGAGTTGCTGAAGCCGCCGGGTGTCGCGGAAACCATCGACTGGGCGGAGGCGTTGCTGGCGTTGGGCAGGACCGAACTCGACGCGGAGGCAGCGGCTGTCACGTTGGGGGCGGTGCTGAAGTACCGCGAGGACGCGGACCGCGTACGAGTGGACCTCGATTCGTTGCTGGCGGGGTGA
- a CDS encoding HelD family protein has translation MLYGRLDDLRTRTAGQLAKVLKDSSGTPQARTEREAANVMYSQQLAQYNAVENGLCFGRLDFDDASHQHIGRIGIFDEDDDYEPLLMDWRAPAARPFYLATAAAPDGVRRRRHIRTSMRKVTAIDDEVLDLDAADPTRHEGLTGEAALLAAVNANRTGRMNDIVQTIQAEQDKIIRSGLNGVLVVQGGPGTGKTAVALHRAAYLMYTYREQLSRRGVLVVGPNATFLRYIGQVLPSLGETGVLLSTVGELFPGVEPDRTEPVHVAEIKGRIAMVDVLKAAVRDRQRVPDDFLEIEFERETLKLDKKTCVQARAVARRSRRVHNKAKPLIVPTILDALARQYADRIGSDPLGGANLLEDADIEEIKRELGESPEVQEAIDWLWPILTPQELLADLFESPELLASAAPAFPELRRQPGGWTVADAALLDEAAELLGVDDSKAKAAEARRQQEEIDYASGVLDILDLHDEADPEILMATDLIDAGRLAGRHGEIDHRTAAERAADDREWTFGHVIVDEAQELSAMAWRVLMRRCPSRSMTLVGDVAQTGDPAGTTSWETVLEPYVEDRWRMEHLTVNYRTPSEIMAVAADVLGPDVEAPTSVRDAGVDPWHREVSDMEARLPEIIAKEAAEIGDGRLAVIVPAGFSGAAPDVDLESQVSVLTVWQAKGLEFDSVLVVDPARILGDSPRGANDLYVALTRATQRLGVIHPAKLPESLSRLVKA, from the coding sequence ATGCTGTACGGCCGTCTGGACGATCTGCGCACGCGGACCGCCGGGCAGTTGGCCAAGGTGCTCAAGGATTCCAGCGGCACCCCGCAGGCGCGCACCGAGCGGGAAGCCGCGAACGTCATGTACTCCCAGCAGTTGGCGCAATACAACGCTGTCGAGAACGGGTTGTGTTTCGGCCGTCTCGATTTCGACGACGCCTCGCACCAGCACATCGGCCGGATCGGCATATTCGACGAGGACGACGACTACGAGCCGCTGCTGATGGACTGGCGCGCCCCCGCCGCCCGCCCGTTCTACCTGGCGACCGCCGCGGCGCCGGACGGCGTGCGCCGCCGCAGGCACATCCGCACGAGCATGCGCAAGGTCACCGCGATCGACGACGAGGTGCTCGACCTCGACGCCGCGGACCCGACCCGGCACGAAGGCCTGACCGGCGAGGCGGCGTTGCTCGCCGCGGTGAACGCCAACCGCACCGGCCGGATGAACGACATCGTCCAGACCATCCAGGCGGAACAGGACAAGATCATCCGGTCCGGCCTGAACGGCGTCCTCGTCGTGCAAGGCGGCCCGGGGACGGGGAAGACCGCGGTCGCGCTGCACCGCGCGGCCTACCTGATGTACACCTACCGCGAGCAGTTGTCCCGGCGCGGCGTGCTCGTCGTCGGCCCGAACGCGACTTTCCTGCGCTACATCGGCCAAGTGCTGCCGTCGCTCGGCGAGACGGGTGTCCTGCTGTCCACAGTGGGCGAACTGTTCCCCGGGGTGGAGCCGGACCGGACGGAACCCGTGCACGTGGCCGAGATCAAGGGCCGGATCGCGATGGTCGACGTGCTCAAGGCAGCCGTGCGCGACCGCCAGCGGGTGCCCGACGACTTCCTGGAGATCGAGTTCGAGCGCGAAACCCTCAAGCTGGACAAGAAAACCTGCGTGCAGGCCCGTGCGGTGGCGCGGCGCTCGCGGCGCGTGCACAACAAGGCCAAGCCGCTGATCGTGCCGACGATCCTGGACGCGCTCGCCCGCCAGTACGCCGACCGGATCGGCTCGGACCCGTTGGGCGGGGCGAACCTGCTCGAAGACGCCGACATCGAGGAGATCAAGCGCGAACTGGGCGAGTCACCCGAGGTGCAGGAGGCGATCGACTGGCTGTGGCCGATCCTGACCCCGCAGGAGCTGCTGGCGGACCTGTTCGAATCGCCGGAACTGCTCGCCTCGGCCGCGCCCGCCTTCCCGGAACTGAGAAGACAACCAGGCGGCTGGACGGTAGCGGACGCGGCACTGCTCGACGAAGCAGCGGAACTGCTGGGTGTCGACGACTCGAAAGCCAAGGCAGCCGAGGCACGCAGGCAACAGGAGGAGATCGACTACGCCAGCGGCGTACTCGACATCCTCGACCTGCACGACGAAGCCGACCCGGAAATCCTGATGGCGACGGACCTGATCGACGCGGGAAGACTGGCTGGACGACACGGGGAAATCGACCACAGGACAGCGGCCGAACGCGCCGCGGACGACCGCGAGTGGACCTTCGGACACGTGATCGTGGACGAGGCGCAGGAACTGTCGGCGATGGCCTGGCGTGTCCTGATGCGCAGGTGCCCCAGCAGATCCATGACGCTGGTGGGAGACGTGGCCCAAACGGGGGACCCAGCGGGAACAACCTCGTGGGAGACGGTACTGGAGCCCTATGTCGAAGACCGCTGGCGAATGGAACACCTGACGGTCAACTACCGCACGCCATCGGAGATCATGGCAGTCGCCGCGGACGTACTCGGCCCAGACGTGGAAGCACCGACATCAGTTCGTGACGCCGGAGTGGATCCCTGGCACAGGGAGGTTTCCGACATGGAAGCACGGCTGCCGGAGATCATCGCGAAGGAAGCAGCGGAAATCGGCGACGGCCGACTGGCGGTGATCGTGCCAGCCGGGTTCAGCGGTGCGGCGCCGGACGTCGACCTGGAGAGCCAGGTATCGGTGCTGACTGTCTGGCAGGCAAAGGGCCTGGAGTTCGACTCGGTTCTGGTAGTGGACCCCGCCCGAATCCTCGGCGACTCCCCCCGAGGCGCGAATGACCTGTACGTCGCGCTGACCCGGGCAACCCAACGACTCGGCGTCATCCACCCAGCGAAGCTGCCGGAGAGCCTGTCCCGCCTGGTCAAAGCCTGA